A stretch of DNA from Micromonospora sp. WMMD1155:
CCTTTCCCGCAGGGAGGCCCGGCCGTGTCCGACAGCTTCGCGGTACTTCAACTCGACGAACTTCCCGCCCGGCGCTGCTCGTGCGGGACCACCCGCCGAGGCTTCATCGCCGAGAGCGACGGCCAGGCCAGCGTCCACCTGCTCCAGGTGCAGGACGCGGTCACCCACCACCACCGGATCGCCACCGAGTACGGGCCGGCGTGTCCCTGACCACCTCCTGACCGACCCCATCACGGAGGCACCGATGAAACGCACCGCCACCACCATCCTGGTCACCGCCGCCCTGCTGTTCGCCGCCACCGGCTGCGGTGGGGACGACTCCGCCGGCACTACCGGCGCCGACGGCAGGAAGCAGGTCACCCTGACCCTGAACTGGGTGCCCTACGGCGAGCACGCGCCGTTCTACTACGGGCTGCAGAACGGCTACTACTCCGCCGAGGGCATCGACCTGAAGATCCTGCCCGGCAACGGGTCGGGCAACACGGTCAAGCAGGTCGCCCAGAAGCAGACCGACTTCGGCTGGGCCGACAGCCCGGTGCTGCTCAAGTCGGTGGCCACCGGGATGCCGGTGCGCAGCCTCGGCGCGTACCTGGAGAAGGGCCCCTCCTCGGTGGAGTTCTTCGCCGACAAGGCCGTCAAGACACCGGCGGACCTCAAGGGCAAGACCGTCGGGGGTACGCCCGGCGACGCCCTCTACGCGACCTTCCCGGCCTGGCTGGAGAAGAACGGCCTCCAGCAGACCGACGTCAAGGTCGTCAACGTCGACGCCGCCGGCAAGATCGCAGCGCTGGCCGAGGGCAGGGTCGACGCCATCATGGGCTTCTTCCACGACCAGGCGCCCACCATCGAGAGCAAGACCGGCAAGAAGGTCGACGTCCTGCTCTTCGCCGACTACGGGATGAACCTGCTCGGCACCGGCCTGATCGCCAACACCCAGACCCTGCAGAAGGACCCGGAGTTGGCCCGCAAGTTCGTCAAGGCCACCCAGAAGTCCTGGGCCGACGCCGCCCGCGACCCGGCCGGCGCGGTGACCGCGATGGCCGCGCTCGCCGAGAACGAGCCGGCTCCCGAGGTGCTCACCAAACAACTCACCCTCGTGCTGCCGCTGCTCGGCGGCGAAGGGCCCCCCGGGGTGAACACCGAGGCCCAGTGGACCGAGACCATCGACCTGATGTCCCGCTACGCGGAGCTGAAGGACCCGGGCGCGCCCGACGCGTACTGGGACTCCTCGTACGCGGCGCAGGGGTGACCCGGTGACCGCCGCGCCGGCAGCCACCGGCACCGCCATCGGGATGTCCGGGGTGACCGTCCGGTTCACCTCCCGGCGGTCGCAGACCACCGCGTTGGACGACGTGTCGCTGGACATCGAACCCGGCGAGTTCGTCACGATCGTCGGCCCGTCCGGCTGCGGCAAGTCCACCCTGCTGAAGATCGTCGCCGGGTTGGTCACGCCGACCAGCGGCGCGGTGTCGCTGCTCCGACGCCCGGTACGCGGCCCGCAGAAGGAGATCGGCTTCGTCTTCCAGAAGGCCGCCCTGTTGGAGTGGCGCGGTGCCCGGGCCAACATCCTGCTCCAGGCCGAGATGCGCGGCATGGACCGCGCGCAGGCGGCCCGCCG
This window harbors:
- a CDS encoding ABC transporter substrate-binding protein, translated to MKRTATTILVTAALLFAATGCGGDDSAGTTGADGRKQVTLTLNWVPYGEHAPFYYGLQNGYYSAEGIDLKILPGNGSGNTVKQVAQKQTDFGWADSPVLLKSVATGMPVRSLGAYLEKGPSSVEFFADKAVKTPADLKGKTVGGTPGDALYATFPAWLEKNGLQQTDVKVVNVDAAGKIAALAEGRVDAIMGFFHDQAPTIESKTGKKVDVLLFADYGMNLLGTGLIANTQTLQKDPELARKFVKATQKSWADAARDPAGAVTAMAALAENEPAPEVLTKQLTLVLPLLGGEGPPGVNTEAQWTETIDLMSRYAELKDPGAPDAYWDSSYAAQG